A window of the Agrococcus jejuensis genome harbors these coding sequences:
- a CDS encoding DUF7507 domain-containing protein, whose amino-acid sequence MRIRTASATAIVAALGVALAAPAAAQAAPVAIAPRFASSAAAPAGSWAGLEPAGTDGVARTTAAITGSTAFTLQVHEPAGATGRVLDPALDGTVALAVTPLSAGAAGTTGATAYFDPAAPTSAPNGWPGANDVLTSGFAVEQGIQTWAFSYAFDFSGLAGGVLPAGSRIAVSDVDVCQSATVGGIDERFAATSSATGPWLDYQYRVVVSGSQPTPTPTVTFDADTGGYAITPQCVDRGMTEVLVTTQPVSTLTLELANRQGAGVTRFGLLLPTSAPAPGIQLVKTTDGQDVAAAPGPRLVAGEPVDYGFAVTNSGTTDLASVTVTDDRVDAAAIDCGDGTNVIPLLPVGATVDCAATGTVVVGQHANTATATGLPVDSRGAPVAGAASPSAQDSSWHLGVVDPSASIATSASTGEAQPGETVTFTTTVGNTGVTTLDGAVVEAPVPDGFEVTDAGGGVVTDGGASGSSVRWEVGELAAGETATLTLTGVVRETQPGAVLELRASGSASVGETTVALQPVEACVDDETASCAVVTVAAVAPPSTAPPTTTPSTPPSTPPSVDPGASGTLPATGSDLAPVAWIVAMATLLVGLGVVLRRRTR is encoded by the coding sequence ATGCGCATCCGCACCGCATCCGCCACCGCGATCGTCGCCGCCCTGGGGGTCGCGCTCGCGGCGCCCGCAGCGGCGCAGGCGGCACCCGTCGCCATCGCGCCGCGCTTCGCGTCGAGCGCCGCCGCGCCCGCCGGATCGTGGGCTGGCCTCGAGCCCGCAGGCACCGACGGCGTCGCCCGCACGACCGCGGCGATCACGGGCTCCACGGCGTTCACGCTGCAGGTGCACGAGCCCGCCGGCGCGACGGGTCGCGTGCTCGATCCCGCGCTCGACGGCACGGTCGCGCTCGCCGTGACGCCGCTGTCGGCCGGCGCCGCGGGCACCACCGGCGCGACCGCGTACTTCGACCCCGCGGCGCCGACGAGCGCCCCGAACGGCTGGCCGGGCGCGAACGACGTGCTCACGAGCGGCTTCGCCGTCGAGCAGGGCATCCAGACGTGGGCGTTCTCGTACGCGTTCGACTTCTCGGGCCTCGCGGGCGGCGTGCTGCCCGCCGGCTCGCGCATCGCCGTGTCCGACGTCGACGTGTGCCAGAGCGCGACCGTCGGCGGCATCGACGAGCGGTTCGCGGCCACGTCGTCGGCGACCGGGCCGTGGCTCGACTACCAGTACCGCGTCGTCGTGTCGGGCTCGCAGCCCACGCCGACGCCCACCGTCACGTTCGACGCCGACACCGGCGGGTACGCCATCACGCCGCAGTGCGTCGACCGCGGCATGACCGAGGTGCTCGTCACGACGCAGCCCGTCTCGACCCTCACGCTCGAGCTCGCCAACCGCCAGGGAGCCGGCGTCACGCGCTTCGGGCTGCTGCTGCCGACGAGCGCGCCGGCGCCGGGCATCCAGCTCGTGAAGACGACCGACGGGCAGGACGTCGCGGCCGCGCCCGGCCCGCGGCTCGTCGCCGGCGAGCCCGTCGACTACGGCTTCGCCGTCACGAACTCGGGCACGACCGACCTCGCGTCGGTGACCGTGACCGACGATCGGGTGGATGCCGCGGCGATCGACTGCGGCGACGGCACGAACGTCATCCCGCTGCTGCCGGTCGGCGCGACCGTCGACTGCGCGGCGACGGGCACGGTCGTCGTCGGCCAGCACGCGAACACGGCGACGGCGACGGGGTTGCCCGTCGACTCGCGCGGTGCGCCCGTCGCGGGTGCCGCGTCGCCGTCGGCGCAGGACTCGTCGTGGCATCTCGGCGTGGTCGACCCGTCGGCATCCATCGCGACGAGCGCGTCGACGGGCGAGGCGCAGCCCGGCGAGACGGTGACGTTCACGACGACGGTCGGGAACACGGGCGTCACGACGCTCGACGGCGCCGTCGTGGAGGCCCCGGTGCCCGACGGGTTCGAGGTGACGGATGCGGGCGGCGGCGTCGTGACCGACGGGGGCGCATCGGGCAGCAGCGTGCGGTGGGAGGTCGGCGAGCTCGCCGCGGGCGAGACCGCCACGCTGACGCTCACGGGCGTCGTGCGCGAGACGCAGCCGGGCGCCGTGCTCGAGCTGCGCGCGAGCGGCTCGGCGTCGGTCGGCGAGACGACCGTGGCGCTGCAGCCCGTCGAGGCGTGCGTCGACGACGAGACCGCCTCGTGCGCCGTCGTGACGGTCGCGGCGGTCGCCCCGCCGTCGACCGCGCCGCCCACGACGACGCCGTCGACCCCTCCGAGCACCCCGCCGTCCGTCGACCCTGGCGCGAGCGGCACGCTGCCCGCGACGGGCTCCGACCTCGCGCCCGTCGCGTGGATCGTCGCGATGGCGACGCTGCTCGTGGGGCTCGGCGTCGTGCTGCGGCGCCGCACGCGCTGA